A genome region from Baekduia alba includes the following:
- the purU gene encoding formyltetrahydrofolate deformylase, protein MTSATATFSTPAAPPEPASPGRRPRLLVSCPDRPGIVAAVASFLREAGANITHSAQYSTDPHDGVFFLRVQFELDASAEDFAAFKRAFDTEVADRFGMTWTLADAAHPKRMAVLVSRYDHCLLDVLWRWRRGELHANIAVVISNHEDLREDVEAFGLPFVHVPVEKGRKAEAEARQLEVLQEYGPVEVVVLARYMQVLSGEFLERVGTPVINIHHSFLPAFAGAGPYQRAKDRGVKLVGATAHYVTEDLDAGPIIEQDVVRVSHENDAPTLERLGADIERVVFARAVQWHCEDRVLVHGNTTVVF, encoded by the coding sequence ATGACCAGCGCAACCGCCACGTTCAGCACACCCGCCGCGCCGCCCGAGCCGGCCTCGCCGGGCCGACGTCCACGCCTGCTCGTGTCCTGCCCCGACCGCCCCGGGATCGTGGCCGCCGTCGCCAGCTTCCTGCGCGAGGCCGGCGCGAACATCACGCACTCGGCCCAGTACTCGACGGACCCCCACGACGGCGTCTTCTTCCTGCGGGTGCAGTTCGAGCTGGACGCGAGCGCTGAGGACTTCGCCGCGTTCAAGCGGGCGTTCGACACCGAAGTGGCCGATCGGTTCGGCATGACCTGGACGCTCGCCGACGCCGCCCACCCCAAGCGCATGGCCGTGCTCGTCTCGCGCTACGACCACTGCCTGCTCGACGTGCTCTGGCGCTGGCGCCGCGGTGAGCTGCACGCGAACATCGCCGTCGTCATCTCCAACCACGAGGACTTGCGCGAGGACGTCGAGGCGTTCGGCCTGCCGTTCGTCCACGTGCCCGTCGAGAAGGGCCGCAAGGCCGAGGCCGAGGCCCGGCAGCTCGAGGTCCTCCAGGAATACGGGCCCGTCGAGGTGGTCGTCCTCGCCCGGTACATGCAGGTCCTCAGCGGTGAGTTCCTCGAGCGGGTCGGCACACCGGTGATCAACATCCATCACTCGTTCCTGCCGGCGTTCGCCGGCGCGGGGCCGTACCAGCGCGCGAAGGACCGCGGCGTCAAGCTGGTCGGCGCCACGGCGCACTACGTCACCGAGGACCTGGACGCCGGGCCGATCATCGAGCAGGACGTCGTGCGCGTCAGCCACGAGAACGACGCGCCGACGCTCGAGCGGCTCGGAGCGGACATCGAGCGCGTCGTCTTCGCCCGGGCGGTCCAGTGGCATTGCGAAGACCGTGTCCTCGTGCACGGCAACACGACGGTCGTCTTCTGA